A DNA window from Pseudorasbora parva isolate DD20220531a chromosome 5, ASM2467924v1, whole genome shotgun sequence contains the following coding sequences:
- the sik1 gene encoding serine/threonine-protein kinase SIK1: MVIMTDSSTGSQSSCVQARPLQVGFYEIIRTLGKGNFAVVKLARHKVTKTQVAIKIIDKTRLNSANLEKIYREVQIMKLLNHPHIIKLYQVMETKDMLYIVTEYAKNGEMFDYLTSNGRMSENEARKKFWQILTAVDYCHRHHIVHRDLKTENLLLDANMNIKLADFGFGNFYNAGEPLSTWCGSPPYAAPEVFEGKEYEGPQLDIWSLGVVLYVLVCGSLPFDGESLPALRQRVTEGRFRIPFFMSQDCENLIRKMLVVDPAKRISVAQIKQHRWMLADPSAPQQTLSLSFTDYNSNLGDYSEPVLAIMQTLGIDRQRTVESLQNSSYNHFSAIYYLLLERVKEHRSQQLSRHCGAWNQRSRTSSDSSTPEVILESSDSFRTSAFPITTKMNASVHSEMECEQGGLFQRVVCPVEASLNGLLWNRSISPNSLLETTISEEVRPHDLEEEEGMLQVQLPHLPSTTSRRHTLAEVSARFHQCNPPCIVVSPSDGASSDSCLKSSSNTNPALSTAVKDLSSMLVSSTGPGALTSAGMPLALSSNLLLQNQGSMLAASFQEGRRASDTSLTQGLKAFRQQLRKNTRAKGLLGLNKIKGLARQVCPPTSCSRGSRGSLGPTMCPPSSIQSSSGLRERRSMLEEVLHQQRMLQIQHQPQPQVQSQQPMLFLSQSHPSSPPSNNLFAPAALFSNPPTQPILPQCQQTTIAFQHNLWQQQQQSVESSSSSLSPVASAAHLLEARLHISQRPHLHPQSQQHLQIQPTILSQGPFSFLPHQGSWSLSTSTEHEPDVQELVCAGQKQQLSSCVMVK; the protein is encoded by the exons ATGGTTATAATGACGGACAGCAGCACGGGCTCTCAGTCAAGTTGTGTCCAGGCCAGGCCTCTGCAGGTCGGCTTCTATGAGATCATCAGAACCCTCGGCAAGGGAAACTTTGCCGTGGTGAAACTGGCCAGGCACAAAGTGACGAAAACACAG GTTGCAATTAAAATAATTGATAAAACAAGACTGAACTCTGCCAATTTGGAGAAAATCTACCGGGAGGTTCAGATTATGAAGCTGCTCAATCACCCTCACATCATAAAGCTTTATCAG GTCATGGAGACCAAAGACATGCTGTACATTGTGACAGAGTATGCAAAAAACGGAGAAATGTTTG ACTATCTGACGTCCAATGGAAGGATGAGTGAAAACGAGGCTCGTAAGAAGTTTTGGCAGATTCTGACAGCTGTGGACTACTGCCACCGGCACCACATAGTCCACAGAGACCTCAAAACTGAAAACCTGCTGCTGGATGCCAACATGAACATCAAGCTGGCAG ACTTTGGATTTGGAAATTTCTACAATGCCGGGGAGCCTCTCTCCACGTGGTGTGGAAGCCCTCCATATGCTGCCCCAGAGGTCTTTGAGGGGAAAGAGTATGAGGGGCCACAGTTAGACATTTGG AGTCTAGGTGTGGTTCTGTATGTACTGGTGTGCGGGTCCCTGCCCTTTGATGGGGAGAGTCTTCCGGCTCTGAGACAAAGAGTGACAGAGGGCCGATTCAGAATACCATTCTTCATGTCCCAAG ACTGTGAAAATCTAATTCGTAAGATGCTGGTGGTTGACCCTGCCAAGCGGATCAGTGTGGCTCAGATCAAGCAGCACCGATGGATGCTTGCGGATCCCAGCGCACCCCAACAGACCCTTTCCCTGTCCTTTACTGACTACAACTCAAACCTGGGAGACTACAGTGAGCCCGTCTTAGCCATCATGCAGACCCTTGGCATTGACAGACAGAGGACTGTGGAG TCTCTCCAGAATAGTAGCTACAACCATTTCTCAGCAATCTATTACCTGCTGCTAGAAAGAGTGAAGGAGCACCGCAGCCAACAGCTGAGCCGCCATTGCGGGGCCTGGAATCAGAGGTCAAGGACATCATCTGATTCCTCAACCCCAGAG GTGATCTTGGAGTCATCTGAcagcttcagaacctcagcttTCCCCATCACCACCAAAATGAATGCTTCTGTCCATTCAGAGATGGAATGTGAACAAGGAGGCCTGTTTCAG CGTGTGGTGTGCCCGGTGGAAGCCAGCCTTAATGGGCTCCTGTGGAACCGATCCATCTCCCCCAACAGCCTGCTGGAGACCACCATAAGTGAGGAGGTGCGTCCTCATGACCTGGAGGAGGAAGAAGGGATGCTGCAGGTCCAGCTGCCCCATCTGCCCAGCACTACCTCCCGAAGGCATACGCTTGCAGAGGTCTCCGCTCGATTCCACCAGTGCAATCCACCCT GTATTGTTGTTAGCCCCTCAGACGGTGCTTCATCTGACAGCTGTCTGAAGTCCTCCTCAAACACCAACCCAGCTCTCTCCACTGCTGTAAAGGATCTTTCATCAATGCTCGTCTCCAGTACTGGCCCTGGGGCCTTAACCTCTGCTGGAATGCCTCTGGCTCTTTCCTCCAACCTACTCTTGCAAAACCAAGGCAGCATGCTTGCAGCCAGCTTCCAGGAGGGGCGTAGGGCTTCAGACACCTCCCTTACACAGG GACTAAAGGCATTTAGACAACAGCTGAGGAAAAACACTCGTGCAAAAGGCCTGCTGGGGTTGAATAAGATCAAAGGTCTGGCACGACAGGTGTGCCCTCCGACCTCATGCTCCAGAGGCAGCCGTGGGTCACTCGGCCCAACTATGTGCCCTCCCTCAAGCATCCAGAGTTCTAGTGGCCTCCGTGAACGCCGCAGCATGCTGGAGGAAGTTCTGCATCAGCAGAG GATGCTACAGATCCAGCACCAGCCTCAGCCCCAAGTCCAGTCTCAGCAACCCATGCTCTTCCTCTCACAGTCCCACCCTTCTTCTCCTCCCTCCAACAACCTCTTTGCCCCCGCTGCGCTCTTTTCCAACCCCCCAACTCAACCTATCCTCCCCCAGTGCCAGCAGACCACTATCGCCTTTCAGCACAACCTGtggcagcaacagcagcagtcTGTTGAATCCTCTTCCTCGTCCCTGTCTCCCGTGGCATCTGCTGCCCATCTTCTTGAAGCTCGTCTGCACATCAGCCAGCGGCCACATCTCCACCCTCAGTCCCAACAGCACTTGCAGATCCAGCCCACCATCCTGTCCCAGGGGCCTTTCTCCTTTCTGCCACACCAGGGCAGTTGGAGCCTGAGCACCAGCACTGAGCATGAACCTGATGTCCAAGAGCTGGTCTGTGCTGGTCAAAAGCAGCAACTCAGCAGCTGTGTCATGGTCAAGTAA